TCCACCTCTCAGCCGCCTTGACGCTAAATTTGACCGACTTATTAAATCTCCTCTTTACCTTGATGATTAGAATTGTTAGCCCTAATATTTCATCGTGAAATATTCGCGTTAGTCAGCTTTTTAAATTATGCCGTGGGTGGGAAATTGTCAACTACATTTTCTTACTTGGAACCTTGGTAAAGTCCGGGGAACTTTGGGACTTCTTTGGTGAAAGCATAGAAAATTTAGGGGACGTTCGTGCAGAACGTGCACAACTTTTATGGGTTCTATGTTTAAGGGTTCTCCGGTTAAATGGTTGAATCGCCCCGGTTAAATGGTTCTTCGAAATTTAACGGGGTAAATTAAATGGTTGATTGGTTTGTGTTGGTGAAATAGCAGAGAGCATAGAGCTGGGAGCATGGGGTTCCGGTGAAATAGCAGAGAGCAGAGAGCGCAGAGCATGGAGTTCCGGCTGAGTGTGAATATACCTCCGGTTGGTGGATTACATATTTTACTTCGTTTAACCCACGGTTATTCTATAAGAAAGTATATATAGAATCAACCGATTAAATCAAGAGGGAAAACGATGCGTACGGAATGGGGATGGATATACCCCCTATGCTCCTATATTTCTCGTCTCCATAAACAACTGCAGAACCGGGGCGGCATCGGGCGTGTCCGGGGTAATTCCTTTTACAACCTCGGGATCTTTTGAAACTCTCCAGGCTATCTCGAGGGCGCCAAAAAGATAACTGCGGGACAACATCGACAGATACCCTGGGGGCCGTCTTTCGATTGTATCGTTTTTCCGTATTGAATCGGAGATGATATAACTGTCATCAATTGTTGCTGTCACGCGCGCCTGTTCCAGGGCATCCCCCTTGCGGCCGGAAAGAAGATAGTTCATTGCCAGGACATATCTTAAAGGCACGCTCAGCGGATAGGCGTCGGCGGCCCTTTTCAATTCCTTATCCGCCATGCGGGGATCCCTGCCGGCTTTGTCATACAATAACCCGATGGCCAAATGATAGTCGGGGTTGGTGGGATTGAGTAAAACGGCCTTTTGCAAACAGGCAATCGCATGATCCCAGGCCTCTTTGTTTGAGAGTGCCCCTGCGGGCAGGGGGGCACGCAGGGATTCCATCGTCTGCGCCCACTCCCCGAGCCGGGAATACATGTCCGCCAGGGCCTTTTGGTAGAGGGAATGTGAAGGTGCAAATAGCGTGGCCTTTTTCAGTGAAACGATGGCAGCTAGATAAGCCGGCATGCTACTTGCTGATATAGGCATGACATCGAGGCCTTCGGTAGTCTGGTCATCAAGGATATGCGCCGTCCTTTGGTAATAGTAATCCGCCGCCAGGTCCCTGACGGGGAAGGAGAGCAAAATGAAGATTACAGGAAGGAGGGCATAGATGAGGAGGGGTTTGGCAATGGGGGCAGAGGGAGGGGCGCTCGCCGTCGCCGAGGAGGAAGAAACATGAAAGATTGCAACGCAGGTAACTGCGGATATTATCGTGAAAAGAAGGGCATTTGCGGGAATATGGAGATTGAAATCGGTGAAACTGTGCACGGCAATGGCTGCGCAGGCAGAAAGTCCCCCCGCGCCCAGGCACTTGCCGAACATGCCGCGCTTCCGTTTCCAGCGACGGAACACGTTCGGGAAAAAGACCAGCGCCATGCCCGCGCTGAGCAGAAAGCCGACGACGCCGGTGTCCGTGACGAGCTCCACATAATCGTTGTGCGCATGGTCAAAGAGGAGCCGCGGCATGGTGGTCTGATAGCGCATATAGGCGTTTTCAAACGTCCCGAGGCCGGTTCCCAAAACGGGATAATCGCGCACGATTCCGAGGGAATCCTGCCACACGCTGAGCCTGCTGACATGGTCCTGTTTGAGATCGGCAAATCTCTGCTCCAGCCTATCCCAGGAGGCCTGCACAACGGCGGCAAAGATCACGGCCGCCAGGATTGCGAGCAAACCGGTCTTGCGCCTCAAGGTCCTTCTTCTGTAGGTGATCCATGCGAAAAAGAGGGATGAAAAAATAAATGCCAGGATGCCCCCCCGGGAAAAGGTCATGAAAAGGGCCGCCACCATCATCAGAACGAGCAGAAACAGCAGGGCGTAGGGCACGAGTTTCTCGCTGGCCAGAAACCGGGCCATCTTCAGGCCCAAAGGGGATTCCGGCAATGCCTTCACGCTCGGCACCAAGTAAAGGAGGAGCCCCATTCCCAGGGGGATTGCCATCTCCATATAGCCGGCGAAGTTGTCATAGCTGATGTAGGGACCCCGTATCCTCAAGCCATCCCTCAAAGATTCGTCCACCGGATAGATCCAGAAGATCCGTCCGTTCCAGGTCATTTTCTGGACAATCGCGAAGACAACCAGAAAACAGCCCATATAGAGAATCGTCCAGACGAGGGAATTCACCTGCTCCTTAGTCCGGTAGTGGCTGACGATCACAAAGAAGACGGCTGCATAAGCAAGCAGCTTTAATAATTCCTGCCTGGTGGCATAGGGGTTTATGCTGACGGGATAAAAGGTGCCCTCGGGATTGTTTAAAAACTGCCGATAGGTTTCAAGCGAGGCCGGGGAGATGATGTTTAAAAGCAATGCAGGCAGGGGCAGCATCTGAAAAAGGATGACTGCTATCAGGGCCATAAATAAGATCAACAGGTTGGTTAAAAAGCGGGGGCCGTCAGCCCTGAAGCGGGGGATATACAGGCAGAACAGGGAAAAGGCAGTTATTTCCATGAGCGCGACAGACCATGGCTGTACGGTCCCAAATGCAAGCGGCGTAAAGATCAGGAGGAAGATGATGCCTTTTTCAATGGCGATGTCTATGAAATTAAATCGGTTCACTACTATACACCGATACGGGGCAGAAATGACGACGCGCGCTGAAACCAACTGCGCTTCTGCTCCCGGCCGCAAGCATAATATTCAAAAGGTTCCGGCACCGGGATGTCTTGCCCCTCGATAATGGCCTGGGGAATAGACGTTACCAGGGCATTGGCTCTTTCCGGGCCGATAATATCGGCGGCAAGACCGACTGCCTCGGCCAATCGCGGCGGCCTGAGGTCTGCGGAATGGCCGTCGGAAGCTATTGCGTGGACGAGGTTGTGCCGGAGAAGATAGGCGCTGAAATCCCTGGCCGCGACGCCGAAAGCCCCGGTGATGCTCATGGCCGTGATCTGGACCAGGATGCCGCTTTGCACGGCGGCGGCAAGAGCTTCGGGGTGATGCATGAACCAGAAGTTTCTTTCAGGATGGGCAATTATCGGCGCCAGGCCGGAACGCAGCAAGGAAAGCAGAAAAGTATCCCAGTTGGCAGGAACCGAGTAGGGTGAAAATTCAGCTAAGAAATAGCGTCCGTTACTATTTATCGTAAGATGCCGCTGCTGTTTCAGGTACTTTGGCATTTCAGGCGAAACAGTGACTTCGGCGCCCGGTACTATACGGATATCTATGCCCGCATTCTTAAGCGCAACTTCAAGGGTGTTTATTGATTCTAAAATCCCGGGGCCGCTAAATTCATAGGTGCCCGGTTTGAAGTGCGGCGCGGCAACTATGACCTTGACCCCGTCGGTTGCCGCCGCCCGGCTCATGTCGAGTGCTTCGCCGAGCGATTCGGGGCCGTCATCCAGGCCGGGGAGGATATGGCAGTGAATATCTATCATCGCTTTTGCTTCTGCCCTTTTTTATCGCCATAATAGTAAGAATAATAAGGGTAATGATAGGGATAGTAATAGTATGTCCTTTTGGTAGTATCGATTTTATTGAGGACAACGCCGAGTATTTTTGCATTGATGCCGCTTAAGAGCAAAATCGCTTTGCGGACAACATCACTGGTGCTTTTCCCGCCCCACACAACCATAACAATGCCGTCGACAA
This Candidatus Desulfatibia profunda DNA region includes the following protein-coding sequences:
- a CDS encoding O-antigen ligase family protein, with translation MNRFNFIDIAIEKGIIFLLIFTPLAFGTVQPWSVALMEITAFSLFCLYIPRFRADGPRFLTNLLILFMALIAVILFQMLPLPALLLNIISPASLETYRQFLNNPEGTFYPVSINPYATRQELLKLLAYAAVFFVIVSHYRTKEQVNSLVWTILYMGCFLVVFAIVQKMTWNGRIFWIYPVDESLRDGLRIRGPYISYDNFAGYMEMAIPLGMGLLLYLVPSVKALPESPLGLKMARFLASEKLVPYALLFLLVLMMVAALFMTFSRGGILAFIFSSLFFAWITYRRRTLRRKTGLLAILAAVIFAAVVQASWDRLEQRFADLKQDHVSRLSVWQDSLGIVRDYPVLGTGLGTFENAYMRYQTTMPRLLFDHAHNDYVELVTDTGVVGFLLSAGMALVFFPNVFRRWKRKRGMFGKCLGAGGLSACAAIAVHSFTDFNLHIPANALLFTIISAVTCVAIFHVSSSSATASAPPSAPIAKPLLIYALLPVIFILLSFPVRDLAADYYYQRTAHILDDQTTEGLDVMPISASSMPAYLAAIVSLKKATLFAPSHSLYQKALADMYSRLGEWAQTMESLRAPLPAGALSNKEAWDHAIACLQKAVLLNPTNPDYHLAIGLLYDKAGRDPRMADKELKRAADAYPLSVPLRYVLAMNYLLSGRKGDALEQARVTATIDDSYIISDSIRKNDTIERRPPGYLSMLSRSYLFGALEIAWRVSKDPEVVKGITPDTPDAAPVLQLFMETRNIGA
- a CDS encoding capsular biosynthesis protein, with amino-acid sequence MIDIHCHILPGLDDGPESLGEALDMSRAAATDGVKVIVAAPHFKPGTYEFSGPGILESINTLEVALKNAGIDIRIVPGAEVTVSPEMPKYLKQQRHLTINSNGRYFLAEFSPYSVPANWDTFLLSLLRSGLAPIIAHPERNFWFMHHPEALAAAVQSGILVQITAMSITGAFGVAARDFSAYLLRHNLVHAIASDGHSADLRPPRLAEAVGLAADIIGPERANALVTSIPQAIIEGQDIPVPEPFEYYACGREQKRSWFQRASSFLPRIGV